The segment GGTTGCACCACCTTGTGGCACCCGCCGCCCAGCGGGATGTCGCGGCGATGGGTGGATTTGTGCGTGGTCGTAACGGCATCTCGTTCCAGTGGAAGGCCCGTAGCCTCGACCGCTTTGGCGAACCGCATGCCCTTGAGCTGGAAAAAGAAACGCCGACCATTTTGCATCCGCCCAAAGGGCGCGCGATAAAAACCGAAGGCACAAACATGGCGTTTCGCCGTGACGTGTTGATCGAGTTGGGTGGCTTTGATCCGGCGTTCCACTACTTTCTTGACGAAACGGATTTGAACATGCGGCTGGCCCGTGCGGGGCACGCGACTGCATTGGTGCCTTTGGCCGAGGTCCATCACGGATTTGCCGCAAACAGAATGCGCAGCGCCAACCGTGTGCCGCGCGACCTGTTTGACATCGGGGCCAGTTGGGCAGTTTTTCAGCGAAAACACGTGGTGATGTCCGAACGCGCTGGGCAATGGGCGCGCTTGCGGGCGTCCGAACGTCGCCGGTTGCTTCGCCATCTGGTCGCGGGGGGATTAGAACCGCGGTCAGTACGTCGTTTGATGCACCGGCTGGACCTTGGATTTACCGAAGGCGGCCAGCGCGACCTGACGCCCCTCAAGCTGCCTGCACATCCGGCCGCACCGTTTAAAGCCTTTCCGGCATTGCCCCGAGAGTCGATCCAGATGTCGTCGCGCCCGTTCACTTTTCGCAAAGACTTAAAGGTCGCGGCGGAAAGGGTGAAAAATGGTGAAATCGTCACCCTGATGACCTTGTCGATGACCGCTATGTATCATCAACTCGCATTGAACGAGGACGGGGTTTGGGTGCAGCGGGGCGGGCTTTTTGGAAAGTCGGACCGTACGCAACCGCTATGTCGTATGACAACAAGGTCACGGCGGCTTGAAAAGGAACAAAGGCGCGTTGCCAGACAGCGTGGTTTCGGCAAAGACTAGGCTAACAGAGACTGGGATGATCCAGTGGAGAATGAGATGGCACAAGCCACACTGAAATATTTTGAGGTAAGAGATGCGTAAAAAGGTAACGAAAGCGATCTTTCCGGTGGCAGGCATGGGAACCCGCTTCTTGCCGGCAACCAAATCAGTGCCCAAGGAAATTATGACCCTCGTTGACCGCCCTCTGGTCCAATATGCGATTGACGAGGCCCGGGCCGCAGGGATTAAAGAATTCATCTTTGTCACCTCGCGCGGCAAAGGGGCGTTGGAAGACTATTTCGACCTTGCGCCACAGCTAGAACAAGAGCTGCGTAAGAAGGGTAAAACCGAGCTGCTTGAGATCTTGAAATCGACCAACATGGACAGCGGCGCAATTGCCTATGTGCGTCAACACAAGGCACTGGGGCTTGGCCACGCGGTTTGGTGTGCGCGGCGGCTGATCGGCAACGAACCCTTCGCGGTGATGTTGCCCGACGACGTGATCGCGGCGGAAAAGCCGTGTTTGCAGCAAATGGTCGAAGCTTATGCAGAAACCGGTGGCAATATGGTTGCCGCGATGGAAGTGGCCCCCGAGCGCGCGTCGTCATACGGGGTGCTGGATATTTCCGAAGACGACGGTCAGTTGGTCAAGGTCAAAGGTATGGTTGAAAAGCCGCCAGCGGGCGAAGCGCCGTCAAACCTTGCGGTGATTGGGCGGTATATTCTGTCGCCCAGCGTGTTGCAGAACCTCAACAAGATGAAGTCAGGCTCCGGTGGGGAGATCCAGCTGACCGATGCCATCGCGCAGGACATCGCGAACGAGAACAACGTTCATGGCTACCGTTTTCGCGGGCAGCGGTTCGATTGCGGCTCTAAATCAGGGTTTCTGCAGGCGACTGTTTCGTTTGGTCTGGCGCGCGAAGAGTTGCGCGATGATCTGCGGACCTATCTGAAAAGCATCATGTTGGACGGCGACACCTAAGGCGAGGAGCCGACACAATGGCCTATGTATTGGTGACGGGGGGGGCGGGCTATATCGGTTCGCATGCCTGTAAGGCGCTGAGGGCGGCGGGATATACGCCGGTCACTTACGACAGCCTTGTAACAGGTTGGCAAGATGCGGTTAAATTCGGCCCTTTTGAACAGGGAGATTTGCTGGATCGTGCCAGATTAGACTCTGTTTTTGCCCAATATGAACCGGTTGCCGTGATGCATTTCGCAGCGCTCAGTCTGGTCGGCGAATGCATGCAGGATCCGGGACTTTATTGGCGCAACAACGTGTCCGGATCTTTGAACCTTATCGAGGCAGCCGTTGCGGCGGGGTGTCTGAACTTTGTGTTTTCATCGACCTGTGCGACCTATGGTGATCAGGACAATGTTGTGCTGGACGAGGACAGCGCTCAAATGCCGATCAACGCCTATGGGGCGTCCAAACGTGCGATCGAGGATATGCTCGCCAATTTTGAAACAGCACACGGGTTGCGACATGTGATCTTTCGCTATTTCAATGTGGCGGGGGCCGATCCTGACGGCGAGGTTGGCGAATTCCACCGGCCGGAAACACATCTTGTGCCATTGATGCTGGATGCGATCGACGGGAAACGCGACGCCCTGACAATATTTGGCACCGACTATGATACGCCAGACGGCACTTGTATCAGGGACTATGTGCATGTTTGTGATCTGGTTGATGCGCATGTTCTGGGGCTAAAATGGCTTGCGGATGACAAAAAAAGCAGGGTGTTCAACCTTGGGACAGGTACGGGGTTTTCGGTGCGCGAAGTGCTGGATCAAAGCCATGCGGTCACAAATCGCGCCGTGCCGTGTCACGAAGGACCGCGCCGCGCGGGGGATTGCACAAAGCTTGTTTCGGGGTCGTCGCGCGCCAAGGCCGAATTGGGGTGGAACCCCCATAGATCCACGATGAAACAGATGATTACCGACGCGTGGAGATGGCACCAGTCCGGCCATTACGACGCCTAGGATGCCCCCAGCGCGGCTGCTTGACCTTACAAGGAGCCTGCGCCGTGCGGGCCGCATGCCCACCGGTGTCGACCGCGTCGAACACGCCTATCTCGATCAGTTTATCAACGACGATGTGCCCGCGTTGGGGTTGATACGTACCGCTTTCGGTTACGTTCTTTTGGATCGTGACGGAATGATTGCCTTTCGTGACCGGTTAAACGGTAATTTAAAATGGGGCCGCGCTGATGTTTTGTCGCGGCTGCCATGGCGGCGAGAACAGGCTCTAACACAGGCCGAAACGGACGTACGCCGCCACGCGATGGCGCGCTGTTTGCCCCCACGGTTGGGCCGGATGTTGCAACAATACCTTCCCTCAGGTTTTGCGTACTACAACGTAGGACACAGCAATCTGACCGACCGAGTGTTTCAAAATGTTCACTCGGCGTCCGGCTCTATTGAGGTGATGATCCATGATGTGATCCCGCTGGAATACCCGCAATACCAACGGCCCGGAACCATCGCGCCGTTTCGCGCCAAACTTGAACGTGTGCGTAGGCATGCAGACAGGGTGATCTACAACTCTGAAGATACCCGTCAGCGGACCGAAACTGTGATGCAGGAATGGGGACCGCTGCCGCGCGGTATTGTTTCGCATTTAGGAACAATTTCAACGGTCCCGCAGCTGTCTGAACTCCCCGCAGGTCTGCCGCCGCAAGAGCCGTATTTTATCACGACAGGGACAATCGAACCGCGCAAAAACCACCGGTTTCTGCTGGATTTGTGGGGACGGATGGGGGCTGATGCACCGGTTTTGCTGATCTGTGGAAGCCGAGGTTGGAACAATGATGCGGTCTTTGCGCAGCTCGATCAACTTACCCCTGAGGGGCGGATACGGGAGATAGCAAACCTGAACGATGGTGCCATGTCAGCGCTCGTTGAACGGAGCGCAGGCATGTTGTTTCCCAGCCATGCCGAAGGGTTCGGTTTGCCACCTATCGAGGCACTGCAGCTTGGAACGCGTGTTTTATGCAACGATTTGACTGTATTACATGAAATAATTGGCGATAACGCCACATTTGCCCCTGTTTCCAATCCTGAATTATGGCTAAAAACAATTCAAAGTTGGAAAGAAATGCCGCCGCCTGCAGACAAAGAAGCCATCTTTGTAGGTCCAAGCTGGACCAATCACTTCAAGACCGTGTTAAGGTTAAGATGATATTGCGCCAACGAGCGGTAGATTTCCAAAGGAAATAGGTGGTGTTTGGGCATATTTCGGTCATATGGGCTGAGGCTTCAACGTAAACGGTGGCGGGCGCGTGCGATCCGCAAGCGTCGAGAACTCAAGCGTGTCGCGAACCGAACGGGTCAGATCCGTTCGGACGACCTTTTGCTGTTCTGCACCCAGCGCAACGAAGGCGTTCGTCTGCCCTATTTTCTGGAATACTATCGTAAGATGGGCATTGGCCATTTCTTTTTTGTGGACAATGACAGTGACGACGGTTCCCTGGATTATCTTGCGGATCAACCTGACGTGTCGGTCTGGAGCACTAAAGCCAGCTATAAACGCGCCCGCTTTGGCGTTGACTGGCTGAACTGGCTGCAAATGAAACACGCCCATGGGCATTGGGTGCTGACCGTTGATCCGGACGAGTTTCTGGTATTCCCCTTCTGCGATACGCGACCCTTGCGGGCGCTGACCGACTGGCTGGATGCCTCGTCGATCAAGTCGTTTTCGGCGATGCTGTTGGATATGTACCCTAAAGGGCGGCTGGACGAGCAACCCTACCAGGCCGGTCAGAACCCCATTGATATCGCCTGCTGGTTTGACAGTGGTAATTATACGATTTCACGCAATCACAGTTTTGGAAACCTTTGGATTCAAGGTGGCCCCCGCAGCCGCGTCTTTTTTCCCGACACACCGGAAAAGGCACCGGCCTTGAACAAGGTTCCATTGGTCAAATGGGATAAGCGGTATGCCTACGTAAGCTCTACGCATATGTTGCTGCCGCGCGGTTTGAATCAAGTTTATGATGAATGGGGCGGTGAAAAAGCCTCTGGCGTTCTGTTGCATGCCAAGTTTCTTGACACTTTTGGCGAGAAGGCCAAAGAGGAACTGGAGCGCAGTCAGCATTATGCAGGGTCTGTTGAATACAAGGCTTATGCAGAGCGGATCAAGGATGACCCGCAGCTTTGGTGCAAGTGGTCGGAACGCTATATCAACTGGCGCCAACTTGAAATTCTGGGTCTGATGTCCAAAGGAAACTGGGCGTGAGCGTCGGTATTGTAATGCTGGTGCACACCGCCCTTGGCCGGGCGGAGCAGGTTGCACGGCATTGGTCGGCGGCGGGCTGTCCGGTCGTGATCCACGTGGACAAGATGGTCGAACGCAAGACTTACGAGAGTTTTGTCACGGCTCTGTCGGATCTGGAACATGTGACGTTCAGCACACGGTTTCGCTGTGAGTGGGGCACATGGGGGATCGTTCAGGCCACGCAGGCTGCATCGGAACAGATGCTGGCGCAGTACGCCCAAGTGCGACATGTCTATCTGGCGTCGGGGTCCTGTCTGCCGTTGCGTCCGGTTGAAGAATTGCTCGATTATCTGCGCGAACGCCCGCAAACCGATTTTATCGAAAGCGCAACCACCTCCGAAGTGCCCTGGACCGTTGGCGGCTTGGATGAAGAGCGTTTTACCCTCCGTTTTCCTGTGTCGTGGAAACGCAACCGCCATCTGTTTGATTTTCTGGTCAACACGCAGCGGTCGTTGGGATTGCAGCGCAAGATGCCCAACGGCATCGTTCCGCATATGGGGTCGCAATGGTGGTGCCTGACGCGGCGTACCCTGTCGGCCATATTGCAAGATCCCGAACGCCCGACCTATGACCGGTTTTTCCGCCATGTCTGGATACCGGACGAAAGCTTTTTCCAGACCCTTGCGCGGCATTATTCCAGTAATATCGAAAGCCGTTCATTGACGCTGTCGAAGTTCGATTTCCAAGGTAAGCCGCACATCTTTTACGATGATCACCTGCAACTTTTGCGCCGGTCTGATTGTTTTGTTGCGCGGAAAGTCTGGCCCTATGCGGATCGCCTGTACGAGGCGTTTTTGACGGATGCCGCCGGCGCGATGAAAAAGACGGAACCGAACCCAGGCAAGATTGACCGTATCTTTTCCAAAGCGGTTGAACGCCGGACGCGCGGGCGTTCGGGGCTTTATATGCAAAGTCGTTTCCCGAACGAGGATTGGGAAAACGGCGTGACCGCCGCGCCCTATTCGATGTTTCAAGGCTTTGCCGAACTGTTCGAGAATTTCGAACCCTGGCTTGCCTCGGCGACCGGCGCCCGGGTGCATGGACATTTGTTTGCCAAGGATAAAGTGCATTACGCCGACGGGCAAACCGCGATCAACGGCGCGCTTTCTGACAGCGCGGTGTTGCGCGACTATAACGGCAAGGGGTTTTTGACGAACTTGATTTGGAATACGCGTGGCGAGCGGCAGTGTTTCCAATTCGGACCCGCCGATAATCAGGACATCTGCTGGCGGGTGGCAAAAGACCCGAATGCGCAAGTTTCGGTGATCACCGGCGCTTGGGCGGTTCCGCTGTTTCGCTCCAACCGTGATTTTGCCGACATCCGCGCCATTGCGGCCAATCTGCAAAAGCTGGAAAGCGAACACATGGATATCCTGCGTTCACCCTACACCAAGGCGCGTGTGCGGATCTGGACAATGGCCGAATTCATTGAGGCCCCGATGGAACCGTTGCAAGGTATTCTGGACGAGATTGGACGTACCAAGCTGAGCCGGCTTTCAGAGGCACCGAAAATGGTTGATCTGGCGGGCTTTGGCCAATTCCTACAGAACCTCAAAAATCAGGGGATGCACCCCTATCTTATGGGTGACTTCCCTGTTGAACGTGGTGTCGCGGCGACGCCTAAAGCGCAGCGCAAACCCTATCTGGTGCAATAATCATGTCTCCCAAGTTTCAAAGCTTTGTCGTCTTTGCCGAGATGCGTACCGGATCGAACTTTCTAGAGGCCAATTTAAACGCCTTTGACGGGATCAACTGCCACGGAGAGGCCTTTAATCCCCATTTCATCGGCTATCCCAACAATGACCCGATCCTAGGTGTCGATCTGAAAACCCGCGATGCCGACCCCAAGGTGTTGTTGTCAGCGATCCGTAACAACACCGCACGGCTCAGCGGATTTCGCTATTTTCACGATCATGACCCGCGGGTGTTTGATGATATCATGGCGGACGAGACCTGCGCCAAGGTGATTCTGACGCGCAACCCTGTCGAAAGCTATGTCAGTTGGAAAATTGCACAGGAAACCGGTCAGTGGAAACTGACCGATGTGAAGGCACATAAGGCAGGACAGGCCCAGTTTGATGCAAAAGAATTTTCCGCCCATCTTGAGGCATTGCAGGCGTTTCAGATCACCCTGCTGAACCGGTTGCAAACCACAGGACAGACTGCCTTTTATGTGGCCTACGAGGATCTGCAAAGCGTTGATGTGATGAACGGGTTGGCCAGATATCTGGGTGTCGACCCGCAGATGGAAGCGTTGGATAAAAGTCTCAAAAAGCAGAACCCGAGCCCGATATCGGCGAAAGTGCGTAACTACGACGATATGCTAAAAGCGTTGTCGCAACTGGACCGGTTTGATCTGACCCGAACGCCCAATTTTGAACCGCGCCGTGGGCCGGTTGTGCCATCCTATGTGGCCGCGGCTGACAGTGCGTTGTTGTATTTGCCACTGCGGTCGGGGCCGCAGGCATCTGTTTTACGCTGGATGGCAGATTTGGACGGCGTGACGCGGTCTGATTTACAGACCAAGATGACGCAAAAAGACTTGCGGCAGTGGAAACGCAAACACCCCGGCCATCGCAGTTTCGCGGTTCTGCGCCATCCGGTGCAGCGCGCGCATGATGCATTTTGCCGCCACATCTTGCCGGTCGACAAAGGCAGCTATGTTCAGCTGCGCAAGACCATGATGCGGCGCTATAAGATGCCATTGCCAGAAAACGGGCCCGATGAACGGTATGATCTGGCCGCGCACCGGACCGCTTTCGTTGCTTTCCTGAGGTTTCTGAAAGGGAATCTGTCAGGGCAGACCGCCATTCGGGTTGATCCGGCGTGGTGTACACAGACGCAGGCGATCATGGGTTTTGCCGAATTGTGCCTGCCGGACCGCCTTATCCGCGAGGACGATCTTGCAGCTGAGCTGTCCGATCTGGCGCGGGTTGTTGGCCGGACAGATGTGCCGCCTGTTCCGCAAGCCGCACCGGACCAGCCCTTTGCGCTGGAACAGATTTATGATGCGGAAATCGAAAAACTGACGGCGGATGCGTATCAGCGCGACTATGTGATGTTAGGTTTTTCTGCTTGGAAATAGAGCGGCCGACGCTTTAGGCAGCCTGCGCGGATTTCTCTTCAGTCAGGATCGTATAAAGCGTTCCCGCATCCGAATTAGACCGCAATTTGTTGCAGATCGATGCATCGCGCAATGTCCGTGACACCAGCGCCAGCGCCTTAAGGTGTTCAACACCGGCATCTTCAGGCGCGAACAGAGCAAAGGCCAGATCAACGGGCTGGCGATCAACGGAAGAGAAATCAATCGGCGTGTCGAGCAGCACAAACGCGCCGACAACCTCTTGCAGCCCCGCAAGCCGGGCATGGGGCAGGGCCACACCGTGGCCCACACCCGTTGGCCCCAATGCCTCGCGGGCATTCAGGGCTTCGACAACGCGGTCGGCTTGCAACCCGTGCGCAGCAAACATCAAGTCACCGAGCTCTTGCATCAGCCGCTTCTTGCTGGAGGCGGAGGTCAGAACCTTGACCGCCTCCGGCTTCAGAAGTTTTGAAAAATTCATTCAATCCACTCTGTTATCGCTGTGAGGCTGCCCTCACCCGGTTCCTTATGGGTCGATCCAGCCGATGTTACCGTCCTCGCGGCGGTATACGACGTTCACCCCGTCTTTGCCTTCGTTGCGAAACACCAGAACGGGCGTGCCTGAAATTTCCATCTGCATAACCGCTTCGCCGACAGACAAGGTTGCAATCTTGGTCTGCATTTCCGCGATGATCATGGGTTGGAGGGTTTCAGGTTCCTGTGCGTCTGAATCGCTATCTGAGGCGAGGATATAAGAGGAAGCGCCGAGAAACTCAACAGGTTCTGCGCGGTCTTTGTGATGATCTTTCAACCGCCGCTTGTAGCGTCGCAGTTGCTTTTCCATTTTTTCGTTACACGAATCAAAAGCGCCATAGATGTCGGTGCTATGCGCTTTTGCCGAGGCGGTCAGCCCCGTCGAAAGATGCACGGTCGCTTCACAGACAAATTCATGTCCCGACTTCGAAAAGATGACGACGGCTTCTGTCGGACGTTCGGCGTATTTCTTAACGCCTTCGCCTAACTCCGCTTTGACATGAGTCTGAAGCGCATCGCCGATGTCGATTTGTTTGCCGCTGATTTGGTATCGCATAAGTTCTCCTTGTACGTGTCACCGTGCTGCCGTCAAAGACACCAATTGTGTGGGTTTTGAGCGGTGCAAAGTGCGGGAAATGGCGCTGCGTTCAGGTTAAAGTCAGCCGAGCCTTGGCAATAAGGCCGATGCCGAAACAGACTGGAACGCAGTGTTACCATGTCCCTATCAGGCGCGGAATTGGGTTCAAAGTCAATGGTTCGGAGATCACGCTACAGCGAAATAAAGCCGATCAACGTTTGCGAAATATTAAGAAATACGGAAGTTGTCGCCCAGATAGACGCGGCGCACATTTTCGTTCTGGACCACTTCGTCCGGTGTGCCGGACATCAACACCTTACCTTCGTGCAGGATGTAAGCGCGGTCAACAATTTCCAATGTTTCCCGTACGTTATGATCAGTGATCAGCACTCCGATCCCTCGGTTTTTCAGATCTGCAACCAGATGCCGGATATCGCCGACCGAAATCGGATCGACACCCGCAAAGGGTTCATCAAGCAACAGATAGTTCGGGTTCGCAGCCAGACAGCGGGCAATCTCTACGCGGCGGCGTTCCCCGCCTGACAGGGCCAGCGCAGGTGCCCGGCGCAAATGCTCGATCGAAAACTCCGACAGCAATTCCTCAAGCCGTTCACGACGTTGGCGACGGATGGGCACGGAGATGTCGAGGATGGCGGAAATATTGTCCTGAACTGACAACCCGCGAAAGATGCTCATTTCCTGCGGGAGATAGCCAATGCCAAGCTGTGCGCGCCGGTACATCGGCAGGGTGGTGACATCCTTGCCATCTACCTCAACTGTGCCACCTTCTGGTGTAACCAGACCGGCGACCGCATAGAACGTTGTGGTTTTTCCAGATCCGTTCGGGCCCAGCAGGGCAACAACCTCACCCCGGTTGAGGTGCATTGAAAAGTCACGGATCACGACCTTTTTCCGGTAGGATTTGCGCAGATGCGCGATGCGTAAACCGGCGCTTCCTGTCGCGACCTGCAAATCTGGCGGGGTCATCAGTTGTCGCTACCCGGTTGGATGATTGTTTTCACGCGGCCCGACATCTGTGCTGTGCCATCGGATATCTGTACTGTCATTTTGTCTGCGCTCAGGGCATTTGGTCCCTGATCCAGCAGTACGTTGCCGGTCATCACAATGGTGCCTTGGGCGATATTATAATCCGCGCGCTCTGATTCGGCGGCATCGGGACCGGAGACCAACGTGACGCCGCCCGTCGCCTCCATCCGTTCGATCCCTTTTTGCTCGGCCAGATAAATCACCAGAACACGCGGGGCAGACAGGCGCATTTCGCCCTGACCGATCAACACATTTCCAGTGAAAACCGCCTCACCTGTTTCTTGATCGACTGCCAGATTGTCGGCCGTTACCTCGACCGGCAGTTTGGTATCCTGCGCAAGCGTGCCAAAGGCCACATTGGTGCCTTGTGCCATGACCGGTGCCGCCGACAGGCCAAGTAATAAGGGCAGGACCAAGATTTTCAGGTATTTCACGGCGTCACTCTTTGTCTAGTTCAGGGGTATATATCAGCTTCACACCGTTTGTGAAAACCAAATGGGACGGTTTGCCCGCGTTCAGTGTCATCGCACCTGCATCAAGCGTGCCAACAGGCCCGATCGCGGATACCGGACCGGGCGAGTTCACACCGAGAACGGACATCTGTGTGACCAGCAGATCGCTGTTAATGCGGTATCCCGTAGAGGTGTTTATCACGACGTCGCCTTGCAGCTTGCTGCTGTCCGCCGCGATGTCAAAATGTCCGCGCTGCGCGTTCAACACAATGTCGGCACCCGACCCGAGTTTCATCACAACCTCGACGTCTTCGGCTTCGTTGCCGCCGGTCTTGCCGTCCGGTGTGGTTACCTTTTCGGCCGCGAACGAAATCTCGTCGCCGTCTGCCGTAACCGCGTAATAGATCGGACCGGTCACCTGCTGATCGCGCAGGCGGTCCTGAATCTCCTTGTCGGCAAAGGGGATCACCGCCTGGGGGTCAATCACGCGCGACAACAGGAATAGCGTCGACAGAAGTGCCAGCGCCATCAGCGGCAACAGCACCTTCAGCCAGCCCACAGCGCGGGAGTACCTGTCGGCCTGCATGGTGCCTAACCCAACCCGACGCGCAGGCAGTCGTGTATGTGCAGCAGACCGGCGGGACGCTCGGGCACTGCGGGGTCGACCACCAAAAGGCAGGTGATCTTGCGCATGTTCATCAGGCCAACCGCCTTTTCAGCCAGCGCTTCGGGGTCGATGGTGACTGGATTTCGGGTCATCACATCCTGTGCTTTCAGGGCAAACAGCCCCTCCATATGACGGCCCAGATCGCCCGTGGTGATGATGCCGACCAGTTTGCCATCTGCATCCGTGACACCGGTAACGCCAAAACCTTTGTTGCCAATTTCCGCCATGACGGTGGCCATCGCCGCATCTTCGCTGACCAGCGGGATCGCGCCATTGACGTGCATCAGATCGCGCACAAGGCTCAGCTGCGCGCCCAGCTTGCCACCAGGGTGGAAGGCGCGGAAATGTTCGGCGGTGAAATCGCGGTGCTCCATCAGCGCCACGGCAAGCGCATCGCCCATCGCAAGCGTCATGGTTGTCGAGGTGGTGGGCACAACACCGGTGTTGCAGGCTTCGGCCACTTTGGGCAGCAGCAAGATCACGTCCGACTGGCGGGCCAGGGTGCTGTCCTCACGACTGGTCAACCCGATCAGCGGAATCTCGTAGCGGCGCGAATAGGCGATAAGGTTGCCCAGTTCGGGCGCCTCGCCTGAATTGGAAATGGCCAACACCACATCATCGCGGGTGATCATGCCCAGATCCCCATGGCTTGCCTCCGCCGGGTGAACGAATTGCGCGGGCGTCCCGGTGCTGGCAAGGGTCGCTGCGATTTTGTTGGCGATATGACCGGATTTGCCAATGCCGGTTATAATCACGCGGCCCCTGGTTTCGCGCATCAGGTCGATGGCAGCGCGGAAACGATCATCCAGCGCATCGGCCAACCGGTTCAAAGCGACGGCTTCAGCGCGAATGACGCGGGCGGCGGTATCTATAAAAGGTGTCTTCATGCGTGCGCAAAGATGTCTGTGTCAGGCCAGCCGAGCAGATCAAGTTTCGCCCGTGTCGGTAGAAAGTCGTAGCAGGCCTGCGCGACGTCCATCCGGCCCTCGCGGATCAACATCTCGTTC is part of the Sulfitobacter geojensis genome and harbors:
- the hpf gene encoding ribosome hibernation-promoting factor, HPF/YfiA family; the protein is MRYQISGKQIDIGDALQTHVKAELGEGVKKYAERPTEAVVIFSKSGHEFVCEATVHLSTGLTASAKAHSTDIYGAFDSCNEKMEKQLRRYKRRLKDHHKDRAEPVEFLGASSYILASDSDSDAQEPETLQPMIIAEMQTKIATLSVGEAVMQMEISGTPVLVFRNEGKDGVNVVYRREDGNIGWIDP
- the lptB gene encoding LPS export ABC transporter ATP-binding protein, whose protein sequence is MTPPDLQVATGSAGLRIAHLRKSYRKKVVIRDFSMHLNRGEVVALLGPNGSGKTTTFYAVAGLVTPEGGTVEVDGKDVTTLPMYRRAQLGIGYLPQEMSIFRGLSVQDNISAILDISVPIRRQRRERLEELLSEFSIEHLRRAPALALSGGERRRVEIARCLAANPNYLLLDEPFAGVDPISVGDIRHLVADLKNRGIGVLITDHNVRETLEIVDRAYILHEGKVLMSGTPDEVVQNENVRRVYLGDNFRIS
- the lptA gene encoding lipopolysaccharide transport periplasmic protein LptA, with product MAQGTNVAFGTLAQDTKLPVEVTADNLAVDQETGEAVFTGNVLIGQGEMRLSAPRVLVIYLAEQKGIERMEATGGVTLVSGPDAAESERADYNIAQGTIVMTGNVLLDQGPNALSADKMTVQISDGTAQMSGRVKTIIQPGSDN
- a CDS encoding KpsF/GutQ family sugar-phosphate isomerase, translated to MKTPFIDTAARVIRAEAVALNRLADALDDRFRAAIDLMRETRGRVIITGIGKSGHIANKIAATLASTGTPAQFVHPAEASHGDLGMITRDDVVLAISNSGEAPELGNLIAYSRRYEIPLIGLTSREDSTLARQSDVILLLPKVAEACNTGVVPTTSTTMTLAMGDALAVALMEHRDFTAEHFRAFHPGGKLGAQLSLVRDLMHVNGAIPLVSEDAAMATVMAEIGNKGFGVTGVTDADGKLVGIITTGDLGRHMEGLFALKAQDVMTRNPVTIDPEALAEKAVGLMNMRKITCLLVVDPAVPERPAGLLHIHDCLRVGLG